Genomic segment of Sandaracinaceae bacterium:
CCGTGACAGTCGCGCGGGCCCACGGGCGTATCGTGCGGGTGGGTTCCGATGCTGGCAGACCTCGAAGCGAGAACCATCGGCTTTCGCAGCGGCGACGACGGACGCCACGTGCGCCTGGTGGAGCGCGTGCGCATCCACGGTCAGCCCCGGGCCTTCGCGGAGCTGATCGGCGACGTCATCCCCCCGGACGCGCGCTTCGTGGTCTTGGACCTCGACCGCACCGTGCACCTGGGGCGCAACCTGGGCGAGCTGCTGGGCTGGGAGCTGGGCGCGCACCTGGCCTACGGCGAGGACCGACGCCGCGCGATGGAGCCCACCCGGGCGCGCGGACGGCTGGCCCTGGACCTGCGCAACCCTCGTGGGGCCTTGCGGTACGTGGGCTTGGGCTACCGCATGTGGGCCGACGCGGGCCTGTTCTACCTTTGGTGGGGCAAGCTGGCGGCCGTCTTCGAGCGCATGAATCGCATGCGCTTCCGGCGCTTCGGGCTGGAGCCCGTGCGCGCGGTGCAGTCCGTGCCGCAGACAGCGCTGCTGCACCACCTGTCGCGTGTGCCACTCCCCCTGCTGCGCCAGCTGGCCGAAGACGTGTGGGCCCGCCACGCCCCCGACCAGGTCATCGACGCTGCCGACATGGCCGCGATCCGAGCGCGGGCGCCACGGGCGCGCATCATCCTCGCCAGCGCGTCTCCAGAGCCCATGGTGGCGCTGGCGGCCGAGCGGCTGGGTGTGGACGAGGTCTACTGCACCACGCTGGATCGGGCGGGCGAGCAGCTGGCCTCGCCCGTGCCTTGGTTCCGCCGCTTCGGGCGGCGCAAGGGCCCCGCGCGCTTCACCCTGCCCAGCCGACACGGCATCAACTCGAGCCGCGCCAAGGTGGAACGCCTGGTGGCCGCGCACCCCGAGATCCTCGCGCCCGGCACCGTCACGGTGGGCATCAGCGACACGGGCTACGGCGAGGACCACTGCTGGGCCGACTTCTTCACGCACGTGGTCGACCTGAACAGCGACACGCCCTTTCCGCCCTTCGTGGCGGCAGGCTCGCCGCTGCGTGAAGTGCACTCGGCGGTCGCGCTGTCAGCGGACGAGCGGGCACGGCGGGCGGGCGACCCTGCGTACGTGGACCCACGCCGCAAGCCGCTCCCCACGGGCTACGATGTCACGTTCGAGCGCGATGAGCTGCAGCGGCTGCTCGCGGAAGAGGCCGACACCATCGAGGCCATCGCAGCCCGCTTCCAAGCCGGCGTGGGCCCCATGGAGGCCGCGCGCCGCGGCGTGGAGGGACGCTACGAAGCCGTCCAGCAGCGGCTGGACGAGCTGGTGCAGCGCTACAACCATGCGCCTGAGACGGAGCGCCCCAGCCTGCTGACCCAGCTGGACCGCCTGCTTGAGCAGACCGCGGAGCGCGCTCTCCTGCTGGGTCAGGTGGAACGGCCGCTCGCCGACCTGGCCCACAGCCTGCACCGCCTGCGTGAACACGCGCAGCAGAAGCTGCGGTTCGAAGCCGAACGGCTGCGGGACCTGAGTGTCCGCGAGGCCCCTCACGCGGCACGCTGAGCCGCCACGCGAGCGCCGCGCGCACTCTGGCCGACGACGTGCCGAGGTTCGTCAGCGAGGCCACGCGACCGGTCGGCGACGCCGCGGCGCGACGTTCCTCAGGGCCTGAGCGAACGCACCCAAGCGGCGCTCGCGTCCCACAGCCGCGCTGCTGCGGCGGCGTCGCGGGTGTCCGCGCTGGCGTCGCACTCCGCGCAAGCGGTGAAGTACCGGCCTCCGGCGAGGTCTGGCGCGGTCGCACAGAAGACGCTGGTCTGGGCGCCCTCCTCTGGCGTGAGCAAGAAGAAGCGCTCCACGGGCGCGAGCATGGTCCGCACCCGGGCGAGCCCGCCGTGCCCCGCGAGCCCGACGCTCGCCACGTTGGTGAAGACGGCGCCGGGATGGAGCGCGTAACCATGCACCCCTTGCGCGCCATGACGCCGCTCGAGCTCGAACGCCGCATGGATCATGGCCAACTTGGACGCTCCATACGCAGCCCACGAGTCGTACGGCTCCCGCGCTGCGAAGAGGTCCGCGTTGCGCCCCTTGTGGTGCAGGTGGGACGCGACGTTCACGACGCGTGCGTCGCCCGTCCGTGCGCCGGCCGCGAGCAAGGCGGGCAGCAAGGCGAGCGTGAGCTGAAAGGAGCCGAGGTAGTTGGTGCGCCACTGCGTCTCGAAGCCGTCCGGCGACAGGCGCGGCGCCTCCCACTCGGACAGGAGGTCGAGGTGGATGCCAGCGTTGTTCACCAGCACGTCCAGCTCGTTCCCGAGCGCGCCCTCGTACCAGCGCGCGAACTCGCGCACGCTGCGGGCGTTGGCGAGGTCGAGGTCGTAGCCGTGGACCGTGGCCCCCGAGCGCTGTTCGAGCTCACGGGCGGCAGCCGCTGCCCCAGCGCGACGCGTGACGACCACGGTGGCCCCCCACGCCGCGAGCGTCGCTGCGGTCTCGGCGCCCAACGACCCTGCGCTCACGCCAGTGACCACGGCGCGCTGGCCCCGAAGATCCACGTTCGGGGCGGCGGCGGGTCGCAGCAGGCGGCGACGGATGCGCGCCAGCATCAGCGCAGCGCTCGGGTGGGGAGGAGACCGGACATCGCGGCAGCATCCCCTCCATGCTGGCGCTGGTCGAGCACGCAAATGACGCGCGGGTTCCATTTCGCTAGCGGTTCCGTCTCACCGGTACCCTGGGGTACGCTCGGCGCATGTGGGACGCACGCGGGAGCATCGCATGACCTCGGAATCGCACGACCCCTCTGGCGCGCGCCTCGTCACCAATCAACGCGTGACGGTGCGCTCCCCGCTGCTCGGAGAGCAGTCCATCGCCTACTACGACGACGGCGGCGACGGGCCTACGGTGGTGTTCGTACACCCCAACTCGTGCGCCGTCGTCGCGTGGGAGCATCAGCTCGCGGACACGCACTCCGACGGCTCGCCCAATCCGCTCGCGGCGTTCCGGCGCGTGGCCTTCGACCTTCCGGGTCACGGCGAGACGCGTCGCACCGGCGACGGTAGCAACGCGTACTCCCTCCCCTTCTACGCCGAGGCGCTCGCCGCCTTTGCCAACGCGCTCGACCTCCGCGGCGCCTACTACGTGGGCCACAGCCTCGGGGGGCACGCCGTGGTCGAGGCCGGAACGCAGCTCCCCCAGCCAGCGGGCGCGCTCATCTTCGGCTCCCCACCCGTGTCCACCCACGAGCAGCTGGGGCGTGCGTTCTTCCCGATGCCTGGGGGCCCGCACTTCCTCACGGGCACGCTGCGACCCGAAGACGTCTGCCACTGGGAGGCGTCGGTGTTCTTCGACGGCATCCCGACGTGGTTCGCCGAGTGCGTGGCACGTACGGATCCGAACGCACGTGCAGGCCTCGCCGCGTCCCTCGCGACGCTCGCGGACGAGGTCGGGATGGTGCGCGCGTACCCGTGTCCTCTGGGGATCATCCACGGTCGCTACGAGCGCACCGTGCGCCTCGCGTACCTGGAGAGCCTGGGGGTCGCGGGCGGTCTGTGGCGCTCGGCCATCCAGCTGGTAGACGAGGCCAACCACTTCACCCAGTACGACGCTCCAGTAGCCTTCAACGCCTTGGTGGCGGCGTTCGTCGCCGAGCACGGCTGACCTGGCGAGCGCGAAGCCGGCTCGGGTTCGCCGCCCCGTCAACGCGGTGCGGCGAGACGTTCGAGGGCTGCGCTGGCCTCGCTGTCTTCAGGCGCGGCCGCCGAGACGGCCTTCCACGCATCGAGGGCCTCGGCGCGGTCTGCGAGGCCGGTCTCCCACGTACGGGCGACCTCCTTGAGGAGCTCGACGCGAGCTTCCTGCTCTTCGGGTCGCAAGCGTCGCAGCGCCTGCCCGAGCGTGACCAGGAGGTCCGAGTAGCGCTCCGCGCGCACCAAGCACTCGCGGTGCCGGTCCTTGGCGCGCTGGTTGTCGGGCTCCATGGACGCGAGCCGGTGATAGGCGTCCGCTGCGTCCTCGTAGCGCTCTAGGGAGTAGAGCAGGTCGGCCCGCTCGCGCTGCAGCGCGCGCGCGGCCTTGGCGTCGAGGCTGGCGGCGAAGCGCTCCTCGAGCACCTGCTCCAGCTCGTCGGTGAACCCTCCCGACGTGCCGAAGTCCACGAGCGCGCGCAGCACCGCGGGGTCGTCGCTGCACTCGGTGATGGCGCGCCGCGCCACCTCGAAGGCGAGCCGCGTATCTTCGAGCGAGCTGCCGAAGAGGTCCGCCGCAACGAGGAAGAGGCGCTCCTTGAGCGGGCGCTCCACGGTGGTGGCCTTGCGCGCCAAGTATGTCGCGGCCGCGCGTCGCAGTCGGTCGCCGTCGAGCGCCGCGTCGAGCGAAGCCGCGAGGTGCACGAAACGATCGACGTCCGCGTCGTCGTCGTGCGCGAGCTCGAGCGCCAGCATGAAGCGCGTCTCGGCGTGCACCTCGCGGCCGAGGCTCTCGACCGCCGTCACCATGGACTCCTCGATGGCGAGCAGGGCTTCGTCGCGGAGCGCCGCGGTGTCGTCGCCTGCGCCCTGAGTGAGCGCGCGCAGCACCTCGTCGGCGCGTGCGTCCAGGGTCTTCACCCGCTCGGCGGCGTGGTCGGGGCCGTCGAGACGGTCGGACAACGCCCGCAGCGCGTCCAGGTCGGTCGGCGCCGCATCCACCCAGTGGCGCGCCGCGGCGAGCGCGCGCTCCATGTCTGGCAGCGAGCGCTCATAGAGGCCGAGGAGTCGCTTGGCCAACACGGCGCGCTGCCCCAAGTGGGTGGTCAGGGCGAGGTGGGCCTCGGTCACTTCGGCCAGCTGCGCGTCGTCGCCCTCCTCGAGGTAGAGCGTCCCGAGGCGTGCCAGGGCAGGCGCGAACGCGGGCGAGCGCTCGCGGATGGCCAGCAGCTCACGCTCGGCCTCGCGCGTGTCGTCGAGGTGGTCGAGCAGCAACGTCGCGCGCTCCATACCGAGCGGGGTCGCCTCCTCGGGCGGCAACGACTCGGCGAGACGCACGGCCAGCAACTCGGCCAGCTCGGCGTGCAGCTCGTTCTCCCGCGCGTGGTGCAGCAGCGCCGTGAGCGCCTCCGCGTCCGGGCGCAACGTGCGCACCTCGCGGTAGCACTCGGCGGCTTCGTCCGGGTCTCCGAGCACGTCCCGCAGAAGGCGCGCTCGTTGCGTGAGATAGGCGACTCGCGTCTCGAGGTCCGTGGTCTCGCTGGCGAGGTCGTCCAAGAGGGCCGCCAGCTCGGTCGAGCGCTCGTGCTGCGCGTAGAGCCGCAGCAGCGCGGCAGCCGCCTCGGTGTCTCGGCGGATGACCCGCACCCACTCGTAGGCCTCCATGGCCGCCTCGCCGCCGTCGGTCGCCTCGTCGTGCAGCCGCGCCAGCTTCAGGTAGATGTCCGCGCGCTCCACGTCCGGGAGAGAGATGGCGCGATGTTCGAGGGCCTCGACCATCCAGTCGTAGCGCTCACTGCGTGTGGCGATGCGCTCCAGTCGGTCGAGCGCCTGCGCGTCGTCGCTGTCGAGCTCGAGCGTCTGCAACGCGGTCTTGCGGGCCGCGTCGTCGTCCCGCAGCCCGAAGTCGTAGATGTCCGCCAGCTCGGCGAGCGCGCGCAACCGGGCGTCGTCGTCGGTGGCGGCGCCCACGGCCTCTTGCAGGAGCTGGGCTGCCTCGGCCAGCTCGCCCGCGCCGTGCAGGATGCGTACGAGCGCCGAGCGGGCGTCCCCGTCGCCAGGGTCCACGGCCCGGTAGGCGCGCAGGGCGTCCACCAGCAGGGCGTTGTCGAAGGCGTGCTCCTCGTGCTCGGCGAGCAGCGCGGTGAGCGCGGCCTTGCGCTCGGCCAGTGACTCGAGCGCCCCGATCTCCCAGCGGCGCACGTCGGCCATGGCGCGATAGCGGCCTACGGACGCGAGGCGGGTGAGCAGCTCGGAGCGCAGCGCGGCGTCCCGCGGGTCGAGCTCGGCCAGGCGCTGGAAGGCGTCGGTCGCGAGCTCGGGGTTCGCCAGCGGACCGTCGGCCACCGCAACGAGCTGGCGCAGGAGGTCGCGCTGTTGCTGTGGATCGGACGCGTGAGCAAGGCGCCGCTCGAGCACCCCGCGCAGCGCGTCGTGCGCCCCACGCTGCGCATGGATGCGGGTCAGCCCGAAGAGCGCCGCGCCGTGCTGGGGCGCGAGCTCGAGGAGGCGGGCCGCTACCCGCTCGGCGGTGTCGAGGTCGGCCGCGGCCAGGCAGCGCTCGAGCAGGTCCTCGAGGGCCACACGCTCGTGGGCTGCTTCGGTCTTTCCAGCGTGGAGGCGTTGCGTAGCCGCCACGGCCTCTGGCCAACGCTGAGCCGAAGAGGCATACGTGAGGGCCCGCGCCAGCCACTCGCGGCTCGGCGCGTCGAGCAGCAGCGGGGCGAGCACGTCGTAGGCCTCGCCGGGGCGCTCTTCGCGCTCGAGCCACGCGCAGAGGGCCAGCCGCGCCTCGGGGGACGCGTCGAGGCCGGCGCGTGTGACCCGAGCTTGCAGGTGCTTGCCCAGGCGCTGGCGGTGCGCGTCGGTCGGGCTCCCGTCGACGAGCGCCTGGAGGACGCTCAGGGCCTGTGCGTGCTCGGGGCACAGCTGCAGCGCCCGCTCCACGGCGTCGAGGGCGGCCTCGGTGTCCAGGCGTCGGGCGCGCTCCACCTCGAGCCCGGCGATGGCGTCCAGGTCGTCACGCTCGGCCGGGGTGCCCTTCTTGCGACGCACGCGCTGCAGCAGCAGCTGGATGCGCTCCTCCAAGAGCGCGGTGTCGTCCGGCGCGAGCGCGCTGGCCTGCGCCAGCGTCTGGATGGCCCCGTCGAGGTCGGCTGGCATCGCTTGCTGGGCCTCTGCCAGCTGGCGCAGCAGCGCCGCGCGACGCTCTGGGCTGCGCGTGTGCTCGGCCGCGAGCGCCAGGAGCGTGCGGACGTCCGAGATGCGCCGGGCCTTCTGGGCCCGCTCGACCGCCTCGTCCAGCGTCGACTCCAGCTCCGGATCGAGCGCGACGGCGGCGCGGTGGTGCTCGAAGCTGCGCTCGAGGCGCCCCGGGATGGCCGCGTGCGCATGGGCCAGCGCCAGCTGCACCTCCGCGCGCTCGGCGGCGGACGCCCCTGCGGCTTCGAGCTGCTCCGCCCAGCGCGCCAGCTGCTCCACGTGGCGATGCGTATCCCGCCGCTCTCCCGCCAGCTGCGAGAACGCCGCGCCCGCGATGGCCTGGCGGGGGTCCAGCTCCAGCGCGCGTACGAACAGCCTCACGGCGTGGTCGACGTCGCCGAACGCGACGCGCTGCTCCCCGGCTTCGGCCAGCGCGCGTGCTGTGTCGCGCGGATCCGTACAAACCTCCGCCCAGCGCTCGTGGAGCTCCGCCAGCTCGCGCGGCTCGGTCCCCGTGGACAGCGCGCTCGCCAACGCGCGATACGTGAGCGGGTTGCTCGCGTCGGCGACGAAGGCCGCGCGCAGCTCATCGAGTGTGAGGTCCATTACCTCGGAGCCTACCACCGACCCGCGGCCCAACGGGCGCGCCGACGTCTTCAGCGACGCACTTGCTCCGTGCAACATGTCAGCGGGCGCGCGGTTCGTCGTTGACACCGCGAACCACAGGAACGAGGAAGGCGACGTGGACTCACAAGAACAGAGTGACGTATGGCGCATGCTCGACCGCGACTACCTGGCCGAGGTGGCGCGCCAGGGTCCGCCGCCGGTGTTCGCCACCATCAGCGGCGCGCACCTGTACGGCTTCGCGTCGCCCGACAGTGACGTGGACCTGCGGGGCGCCTACCTCCTGCCCGCCCACGAAGTGCTCGGCCTGCGTCCACCCGCCGAGACGCTCACCATCGAGGACAAGAGCCGGCTCGACCTGGACTGGGTCGCCCACGACGTGCGCAAGTTCGCGCGGCTGATGTGCAACCACAACGGCTACGTCATGGAGCAGCTGTTCTCGCCGCTGGTCGTGGTGACCTCGCCTGCGCACGAAGAGCTGCGCGAGCTGGGGCGCGGCTGCCTGACGCGGCCCACCGTGCGTCACTACCAA
This window contains:
- a CDS encoding alpha/beta hydrolase, with the protein product MTSESHDPSGARLVTNQRVTVRSPLLGEQSIAYYDDGGDGPTVVFVHPNSCAVVAWEHQLADTHSDGSPNPLAAFRRVAFDLPGHGETRRTGDGSNAYSLPFYAEALAAFANALDLRGAYYVGHSLGGHAVVEAGTQLPQPAGALIFGSPPVSTHEQLGRAFFPMPGGPHFLTGTLRPEDVCHWEASVFFDGIPTWFAECVARTDPNARAGLAASLATLADEVGMVRAYPCPLGIIHGRYERTVRLAYLESLGVAGGLWRSAIQLVDEANHFTQYDAPVAFNALVAAFVAEHG
- a CDS encoding SDR family NAD(P)-dependent oxidoreductase, with product MLARIRRRLLRPAAAPNVDLRGQRAVVTGVSAGSLGAETAATLAAWGATVVVTRRAGAAAAARELEQRSGATVHGYDLDLANARSVREFARWYEGALGNELDVLVNNAGIHLDLLSEWEAPRLSPDGFETQWRTNYLGSFQLTLALLPALLAAGARTGDARVVNVASHLHHKGRNADLFAAREPYDSWAAYGASKLAMIHAAFELERRHGAQGVHGYALHPGAVFTNVASVGLAGHGGLARVRTMLAPVERFFLLTPEEGAQTSVFCATAPDLAGGRYFTACAECDASADTRDAAAAARLWDASAAWVRSLRP